A single window of Colletes latitarsis isolate SP2378_abdomen chromosome 11, iyColLati1, whole genome shotgun sequence DNA harbors:
- the Scp1 gene encoding sarcoplasmic calcium-binding protein 1 isoform X1, with product MAYSWNNRVDFIVRFLYDTDNNGMVERHDFECMALKMTLIEGKGEFSYSRYQENLHIMLSLWDEIAELADFNKDGIVTIEEFKDAVQRSCVGREYRDFPQAMKMFIDSHFKLVDLNDDGVIAADEFRYNCVTRIPVDNIHILDEAYQSLLNDDDRRRGGLTLSRYQELYAQFLGNPDENCQAVHLFGPLHAMD from the exons ATGGCGTACAGCTGGAACAATCGAGTCGATTTCATTGTAAGGTTTCTCTACG ATACGGACAACAATGGCATGGTGGAGAGACACGATTTCGAATGCATGGCACTGAAGATGACTTTGATCGAAGGAAAGGGGGAGTTTAGCTACAGTCGATACCAGGAGAATCTGCACATCATGCTTTCATTGTGGGATGAAATCGCGGAACTCGCGGACTTCAACAAG GACGGTATTGTAACTATCGAGGAGTTTAAGGACGCAGTACAGAGAAGCTGTGTCGGACGAGAGTATCGAGACTTCCCTCAGGCGATGAAGATGTTCATCGATAGTCATTTTAAGCTAGTCGATCTAAACG aCGACGGTGTAATCGCTGCCGACGAATTTCGCTATAATTGCGTGACAAGGATTCCCGTAGACAATATACACATTCTAGACGAAGCCTACCAAAGCCTTCTCAAT GACGACGACAGGAGACGCGGTGGACTGACTTTGTCGCGTTATCAGGAATTATACGCGCAATTCCTCGGTAATCCGGACGAAAATTGCCAAGCGGTTCACTTGTTCGGCCCCCTACACGCAATGGATTGA
- the Scp1 gene encoding sarcoplasmic calcium-binding protein 1 isoform X2, with protein MVERHDFECMALKMTLIEGKGEFSYSRYQENLHIMLSLWDEIAELADFNKDGIVTIEEFKDAVQRSCVGREYRDFPQAMKMFIDSHFKLVDLNDDGVIAADEFRYNCVTRIPVDNIHILDEAYQSLLNDDDRRRGGLTLSRYQELYAQFLGNPDENCQAVHLFGPLHAMD; from the exons ATGGTGGAGAGACACGATTTCGAATGCATGGCACTGAAGATGACTTTGATCGAAGGAAAGGGGGAGTTTAGCTACAGTCGATACCAGGAGAATCTGCACATCATGCTTTCATTGTGGGATGAAATCGCGGAACTCGCGGACTTCAACAAG GACGGTATTGTAACTATCGAGGAGTTTAAGGACGCAGTACAGAGAAGCTGTGTCGGACGAGAGTATCGAGACTTCCCTCAGGCGATGAAGATGTTCATCGATAGTCATTTTAAGCTAGTCGATCTAAACG aCGACGGTGTAATCGCTGCCGACGAATTTCGCTATAATTGCGTGACAAGGATTCCCGTAGACAATATACACATTCTAGACGAAGCCTACCAAAGCCTTCTCAAT GACGACGACAGGAGACGCGGTGGACTGACTTTGTCGCGTTATCAGGAATTATACGCGCAATTCCTCGGTAATCCGGACGAAAATTGCCAAGCGGTTCACTTGTTCGGCCCCCTACACGCAATGGATTGA